TCAAGACTCACGTCGCCGTCAAGGAGGCGATATTGGAGGACTTCGAGCCCGATTCGATCGCATGGCTGGCCGAGTACTCCGGGCCACTCACGACTGCCCAGATGCGGGCGCTCGTCGAGACGATCACCGGCGCCGGGGCGGCCCGGCTCGACCACGATGGCGCGGAGCGACTGGTCGTCTGGAATCCCGACGACGCATCTGTCTCCTATCGATTTACGACCTGGGACTGGCAGGACGAACCGTTCCTCTTCGATGCTGGCTCGGCCGAGTCCGGGACCGTCCCGGACTGGACTGCCTTCGACGTGAGTGGTAGTGCGGTCGACGGGCGTCTCGAACTCACTTACGGCGACACGTTCACGATGGCTGTCGAGAGTGACGCGCCGGACGAACCGGCTCACTGACCCTGGCTTCGTTTCGAACCCGCTCTAGAGCACAAAGACGATCGCGCCGGGTACGAACGCGACTTCGAGGATCGATAGCAAGATCACCAGGACTGCGCCCGGCACACCGCCGACGGCGACGACCAACACCGCCAGCGGGCTGATCGCTACTTCGAGTCCGACCAGCAGATCGGCGAGCAAGAACACGAGCAGTCCCAGGATGGCGTTCCAGATGAACGGCTTGACCGCTTTGACGATCCAATACGCGCCGAAGACGACCGCTAAGACGACTAGGAGGGCACCGATTTCGAGTAGTGCGACCATACGACAACTTCGCGACACCCTCGTATGTGCTTTCTGGCCAGAACGAAACGCTTTAGATCGCCTCGCTGCAAACGGGTAATGCGGGACCGTGGGGTAGCTTGGTATCCTTGCGGCCTTGGGTGCCGTTGACCGCGGTTCAAATCCGCGCGGTCCCACTGTACCACCGTTTTCCTGGTCGGGTACGCCGTAGGCACACCTCTCCTTGCAACAAGCTGGCCCAAAAATAGCTACTGGCTCGCTGCGCTCGCCAGTAGCCAACCCCCTCGCCACGGCGAGTGCCTCGATTATTCGCTCGCAACTGTCTGCATGCCGAGGTGGCCGTTCGGTGCCACGACGACACCAGGTCGGCCGTCCGGTGAGTCGACGCCCTCGGTAGCGGGGTAGCGATCAGAGGTGCCACGGGCGTTCGGCTTCGCGAGTCTATCGGGATCGGCGGTCTGGATACTTCGGTTCTGATCAGTGACCTTTGGGGCCGTCCCTGCCTGGGGTTCACCCAGTCGGTCTTCACACGGTCACGTCGGTTTACCGGGCCGACGAACCGAGGCGGACAAAGCGCCATCTCGCGGCGTTAAGATTGTACTGGGGGTGAGACACACCTTACGAAAGGTGGGATCGAAAATTATCGCACGACGGCGGCGGTCGCGTCCGCGAGCTCGGCGTAGAACGGCTCGCGTGTCTCTGCCCGAACTCCATCCAAGAACGTCTCGAACCACTGCCGGGGATGTTCATCCAGGAACTGTTCACAGGTTTCCCGAGAGGCGACCGCCGACAGATGGCCCGCGAATTCGAGTTCGGTCGCGATGTGATCGGGGAGATCCGACCACTCCGGATCGAGCCCGAGGCCGTACTCGTCGTACCAGTCGACGACCGCTCGCGTCGACGGGCCGAGGACGTTCCCGGCGGTGTCGCCATCGCCATCGCGATAGATGCTCTCGTAGGGCGGACACGGCGGGCTGTCCGGTCCGACAAACAGGCGGGCGTGTTCGGTCCGCAACGCCGTCAAGTCGAGTGTCTCGCGTTCGGAGACGACACCGGCGAGTGCCCCCGACTCGATGGCGGTCCGGAGCTGTTCGTCCGGTTGGCGCCAGCATCGCGCTAACACTGCATAGCCCTGGGCGGCTGTCGCCTCTCCGCCTGCGGTGGCGTCACTCATCGCTGCCACCGTCTGGTCGAATCGTTCCGCCGTCTGCGGTCGCGGTGTCACCGGTCGGGTTCGTCCGTGTGCCATCCCCGAGTGCCGAGCTCGGGAACACCGGGAAGTACCGCAGGCCGAGAGTGAGGATCAACGCCCCGAGGGCGACTAGCCCGAGCGAGATCAGCAACTCGATCGCCGTCGGCGTGTAGGTGCCGACCGTCGCCCAGATGTTCGAGCCGACGCCGCTGTATCCGGTCCCGGTCGTGACGCCGGGAGCCGCCCCGATGTTGAGATCGTTGTAGCCGGTGAAGATGAGGTTCACGCCCTCGAAGAGGATACCGAGGATCGCGAACACGCTGGCAGTGAACACAGCCCAGGTCCGTGTTCGGAGCGCCGGAACGACCAGCAACGCCAGCGGGACCACCCCGCCGACGACGGTCCACAGCCAGAACGACACCGTATCGCCGACGAGAAAGCCACTGGTGATCGCCCAGAAATCGAAGTTCGCGGCCCAGGCGTGGGGCAGCCGCTCGGCACCGACGAGATACACGATGTGCACCGCGACGAACACGCCAAGCACTTTCCCGAGTTCCGGCACCAGCTCCTTCGACAGTTCGAATCGCGTGAACTTATCGGCGAGTATCGCGACCACGAGCACCAGTGCCAGCCCCGAGACCAGTGCCTTCATGATGAACATGGGGGCCACCAGCGGGCTGAACCAGCTCCCACGGCCGATCTGTAGCGCGAAGATCCAACCGGTCACCGAGTGCAATGCGACCGCAAGCGGGATCGCGATTGCTGCTGCCCAAAACGACAGTTTCCGATCGCGTTGTCGGCCGGCCGCCGTATCCTGGACGCCAAAGGCCAGTCGCGACCCGCGAGCGGCCAGGTCACGCCGGGTCAGCAGCCAGAAGTACACGGCACAGAACAGGCCATATAGCACCACGATCCCGAAGTCCCACACCATCGGCGATCGGAAGTCCGGCGAGAGGAAGAACCCGACGACCCGGCTTGGGCGACCAAGATCGGGCAAGATTAGCAGTCCTGCGACCACGATGCAGGCAAAGCTGACCAGCACGCCGAGTGCCGCGATCGAGTCGTACCGGTCTGAGTGAAAGAACTTCGGGACACTAGAGATGATCAACCCGCCAGCCGACAGGCCAACGAAGAAGACGAACAACATGATGTACAGCCCCCACGAGAAGACGTTGTCCATCCCCGTGACGATTAGCCCTTCGCTGAGCTGGTAGGCCCAAGCCGCCAGCCCCGCGAGGACGAGCACGCTCAATGCACCGATCCAGGCCTTCCCACGGGTCCCGAACGCGCCGGATTGGGCGGCCGCGTTGCTCATCTGTCTTCACCTCCGTCGGTCGCTGGCACCCCAGGCTTGGCGTTGCGACGCTTTGGCGGGTCGTCGAGTTCGGACTCCATCTCGTTGCCGAGATGGTTCCGTCCGGGGCTCATCTCCCCGCGAATGTAGTAGGTACTGGGGTCCGTTTCGAGGTCTTCGAGCAACTGCGTGGTTTCGTACTGTTTGACGTACCGCGAGACGGCACTGTCTGGGTCGTCGAAGTCGCCGAAGATCCGTGCACTCGACGGGCACGCGATCGTACACGCCGGATCGAGGCCCTCCTCCAGGCGGTGGCTACAGAACGTACACTTCTCGACGACGCCCCGTTCGCGTTGCTCGACGTTGCCGGTCCCGTCGGGTGGTGTCGTCTCGGGTTCGTCGTAATTGAACACTCGCGCGTTGTACGGACAGGCTGCCATACAATATCGACAGCCCATGCACTTCTCGTAGTCAATCTCGACGATGCCGTCTTCACGCGTGTACGTGGCGTTGACCGGGCAGACCTTCACGCAGGGCGCGTTCTCACAGTGCTGGCAGGCCGTCGGCTGATACTCCATCGACAGCGTTCCGTCCCCGCCATCGACTGGATACTCGCCTGCCGGCGTGTCGATGTTGTCGCCACCCGTGGTGAGGATCCGGTTCCAGGCCTGGCCCGTGCTGACGTTGTTCTCGTCTTTACACGCCACTGCACAGGAGTGACAGCCGATACACCGCTCTTGATCGATCACCATTCCGTAGTTGGTCATGCTGTATCACCGCCGTGTTGCAGTTCGTCGATCCACTCTGTCTCGGCCGGGTCGTCGTACTTGCTCGTATCGAGGTCGTCCGGGGCCGGTTCGATCTCGACACGCGTATCGTAGAACGCGAAGTTCTCGATCGTCTCACTGACGTCCGTGTGTGTCAGGTTGTTGTGGTGGCCGGCGATGTAGTGATCGCCCCACCATCCCTGGTCAGTGTTGACGTGGCCGGGCCGGTAGGCGTTGTTGTACTTCGCCTTGACGATCATCTCGCCGCGGTCGTTGTACACTCGGACGTACTCGCCGTCCTCGATGCCGCGTTCTTTGGCGTCCTGTGGGTTGATGTCGATCCGCGGTTCCGGGTTGATCTCCCGCATCAGCGGGTTCTCGGCCCACTGTGAGTGGATCCGCCACTTCGAGTGGCCCTGCATGAACAACAGCGGGTACTCCTCGGCCAGCTCGTGATCGTCGGCTGTTCGATCCTCCAGCGGAACTGGGAGTTCGAGGGAGACGCCATCTTCGGTGGGCGCGTCTTCGTCGTAAATTTCGAGCCGCCCGGAGGGGGTGTTGAACTCGTCGGTGAAGATGACCTCGTCGGTTTCGAGGTGGATCGTCCCTTTCTCGCGGATCTCCTCGAACGTGAACCGGTCTTCGGCCTCCAGGATCGTCCGGAGTAACGCCGTGCGATCGCGTTCGAAGTGCTCGCCGTACCCGAGTCGATCGGCCAGTTCCGCGATCATCCAGTGGTCGGATTTCGATTCCCACAGCGGCTCGTGGACCGGTTCGCGGTACATGGCGTGGGGGTGTTCGCCGGCCCCCGTGATGTCCTCCCGTTCGGTCCAGTGTGAGGCGGGCAAGACGATATCGGCGTGCTGGACGGTCGGTGTGTGGTGGATATCAGCCACCGTGACGAGATCCAGATTCGACAGCGCATCGATCCACTGCTGGCGGTCGGGAAGCTGGTTGGCCACGAAGTTCGAGGACTGGGTGTACATCATTTTCAGCGGCGGGTCGGCGTCACCCTGCAGCGCCGAGAGAATCCCCTTCTGTTGGAACCGCCGCACTCCTGGGCTTCCCTCGACGGTCCCGTAATCGCTGCTGTAACCGGAGCCGGCGAATCGGCCGCCGGTGACACAGCCACTCCGGCCGTAATCGCCAGTGAGCGCAAGGAGGATCGCGTACGCCTGGCCGAAGACGTGACCGTAGACGTACCGGTCGACGCCGAGGCCCGTCATCACGCCGCCGGGTCCCCGCGTTGCGAGCCAGCGAACCGCTTGCCGGATGTTTTCGGCCTCGACGCCGACGGTCTCTTCGATGTCCTCCGGTGCGTAATCGGACGCAGCCGCATCGAGTTCCGTCAGCGCTGTCCGGACTTCGTGGCCACCGATGTCGAAGGTGCCACGCAGTGCGTACTCGCCGTACGTTTCCGGTTCGAGTGCCACCGCCTGACTGGCCGCCTCGTCGTAGGCGACCGGTGTCTCGTCGTCACCGTCCGCAAAGACGTCTCCCGTCTTGAGGAGATCGCCGTTGTCGGTTCTGACGAGGGCCGGCGCGAGTGTCCGTTCTCGTAAGAATTCGGTGTCTTCCAGTCCCTCCTCGAGGACGGTGTGGATCATCCCCATCGCGAGGTGGATGTCCTTGCCGGGTTTGACCGGCAACCAGAGGTCCGACTTCGCTGTCGTCTGGTTGTACACCGGATCGATACCGACGATCTTCGTTCCACCCTCGATGGCATCGAGCAGGAACCGTGCGTCGGGATTGAGGCGGCTTCTGAAGACGTTGCCACCCCAAATGAGGATCGTGTCGGCGTTCTTGATGTCGGTCCGCATGTTCGTCGGGGTGTTGAAGTACCCCGAGCCGGTGATCCGCCGGAAGCCGAGACCGACGTTGATGTCGATCGACCAGGACATCATCGTCCCGCCGAAAAGGTTCGCCAGACGGCTATAAACCGTCCCGTTGATGCCGCTACCGCCTGATCCGAGTTCGAAGTAGACACTCTCGGGACCGTACTCTTTGCGGATGCGTTGCATCTCGTCGGCGACGTAATCGAGGGCCTCGGACCACTCGATGCGCTCGAAGTCGGCGTCCGGTCCCCGTCCCTGGGGGTTCGGGGTCTCGGGCGACCAGTCGCTTCGCTTCATCGGATACTTCAGCCGGTTGGGATTGTACGTCCGGTGCATGTGGGTCTGTCCCAGCGTACAGGCTCGTCGGAACTCCTCGCGGTCGGGAATCGCCGGCTCGACTTTCCGGATCTGCCCGTCCCGGACGTGAATGTCGAGGGGACAGTGACCTCGACAGTTGGGCGAACAGTAGCCGTGGACGACCGTGTTCTCCTGGAGGAAGCTCTCGACGTCGTTGACCCCTGAATCGTCGCTCAACGACTGGAGGACCTGCGAACCGCCGAGGCCGAGGACGCCTGCGGCCCCTCCAGCACTGAGCAGGACGTTCCGGCGCGTGACGCCGTCGTGTTCACTCATCGAATCCCTCCGGCTTCGTCGGTCGGTTATCGACGCCGAACTCCTCGAGAACGGCGTCGTGATACTTCTCGTGGAAGTCCGACTCGGACATCTCACCGATGCTGACTCGGACTGCGTCCCGCCCCATTTGCTTGCCCAATTCCGTACTGTGGGCACTCTCGTCGAGGGTTGCCTCGACTGACTGTTCCCAGTTGTCCCCGTTG
The sequence above is drawn from the Halorhabdus sp. CBA1104 genome and encodes:
- the nrfD gene encoding NrfD/PsrC family molybdoenzyme membrane anchor subunit, producing the protein MSNAAAQSGAFGTRGKAWIGALSVLVLAGLAAWAYQLSEGLIVTGMDNVFSWGLYIMLFVFFVGLSAGGLIISSVPKFFHSDRYDSIAALGVLVSFACIVVAGLLILPDLGRPSRVVGFFLSPDFRSPMVWDFGIVVLYGLFCAVYFWLLTRRDLAARGSRLAFGVQDTAAGRQRDRKLSFWAAAIAIPLAVALHSVTGWIFALQIGRGSWFSPLVAPMFIMKALVSGLALVLVVAILADKFTRFELSKELVPELGKVLGVFVAVHIVYLVGAERLPHAWAANFDFWAITSGFLVGDTVSFWLWTVVGGVVPLALLVVPALRTRTWAVFTASVFAILGILFEGVNLIFTGYNDLNIGAAPGVTTGTGYSGVGSNIWATVGTYTPTAIELLISLGLVALGALILTLGLRYFPVFPSSALGDGTRTNPTGDTATADGGTIRPDGGSDE
- a CDS encoding molecular chaperone, coding for MSDATAGGEATAAQGYAVLARCWRQPDEQLRTAIESGALAGVVSERETLDLTALRTEHARLFVGPDSPPCPPYESIYRDGDGDTAGNVLGPSTRAVVDWYDEYGLGLDPEWSDLPDHIATELEFAGHLSAVASRETCEQFLDEHPRQWFETFLDGVRAETREPFYAELADATAAVVR
- a CDS encoding 4Fe-4S ferredoxin N-terminal domain-containing protein, whose amino-acid sequence is MERYLNGDNWEQSVEATLDESAHSTELGKQMGRDAVRVSIGEMSESDFHEKYHDAVLEEFGVDNRPTKPEGFDE
- a CDS encoding pro-sigmaK processing inhibitor BofA family protein, whose amino-acid sequence is MVALLEIGALLVVLAVVFGAYWIVKAVKPFIWNAILGLLVFLLADLLVGLEVAISPLAVLVVAVGGVPGAVLVILLSILEVAFVPGAIVFVL
- the dsrO gene encoding sulfate reduction electron transfer complex DsrMKJOP subunit DsrO, translating into MTNYGMVIDQERCIGCHSCAVACKDENNVSTGQAWNRILTTGGDNIDTPAGEYPVDGGDGTLSMEYQPTACQHCENAPCVKVCPVNATYTREDGIVEIDYEKCMGCRYCMAACPYNARVFNYDEPETTPPDGTGNVEQRERGVVEKCTFCSHRLEEGLDPACTIACPSSARIFGDFDDPDSAVSRYVKQYETTQLLEDLETDPSTYYIRGEMSPGRNHLGNEMESELDDPPKRRNAKPGVPATDGGEDR
- a CDS encoding molybdopterin-dependent oxidoreductase, which produces MSEHDGVTRRNVLLSAGGAAGVLGLGGSQVLQSLSDDSGVNDVESFLQENTVVHGYCSPNCRGHCPLDIHVRDGQIRKVEPAIPDREEFRRACTLGQTHMHRTYNPNRLKYPMKRSDWSPETPNPQGRGPDADFERIEWSEALDYVADEMQRIRKEYGPESVYFELGSGGSGINGTVYSRLANLFGGTMMSWSIDINVGLGFRRITGSGYFNTPTNMRTDIKNADTILIWGGNVFRSRLNPDARFLLDAIEGGTKIVGIDPVYNQTTAKSDLWLPVKPGKDIHLAMGMIHTVLEEGLEDTEFLRERTLAPALVRTDNGDLLKTGDVFADGDDETPVAYDEAASQAVALEPETYGEYALRGTFDIGGHEVRTALTELDAAASDYAPEDIEETVGVEAENIRQAVRWLATRGPGGVMTGLGVDRYVYGHVFGQAYAILLALTGDYGRSGCVTGGRFAGSGYSSDYGTVEGSPGVRRFQQKGILSALQGDADPPLKMMYTQSSNFVANQLPDRQQWIDALSNLDLVTVADIHHTPTVQHADIVLPASHWTEREDITGAGEHPHAMYREPVHEPLWESKSDHWMIAELADRLGYGEHFERDRTALLRTILEAEDRFTFEEIREKGTIHLETDEVIFTDEFNTPSGRLEIYDEDAPTEDGVSLELPVPLEDRTADDHELAEEYPLLFMQGHSKWRIHSQWAENPLMREINPEPRIDINPQDAKERGIEDGEYVRVYNDRGEMIVKAKYNNAYRPGHVNTDQGWWGDHYIAGHHNNLTHTDVSETIENFAFYDTRVEIEPAPDDLDTSKYDDPAETEWIDELQHGGDTA